The window GTTGCTGTTGCCCGCAATTGCCTAACGGTTGTTGGCAATCAGCTCTCGGCCGGCCACACCTCGCCGAACAGGCGCATAAAATTCCCGCCGAGCACTTTCTCAGTGCGCGTCGAGCTCCAACCGCGGCGCGCGAGATCGCGCGCCAGGCGTTCAAAGCGAGAGGCGTCGTTGTAGCCCTCGACCATGTTGAACTTGTCGGCGGCTTCGCCCGGTGCGGCAATGCCGCGCTTGGCGCGGCTCTCATAGAACTCGCGCTGCTCTTTGCGACTCTGGTCGTTGATCTCGAATCCGAGCAGGGGATTGTCCGTGCCGATGCCGACGTGGTCCTCGCCGCACACGTTTACCGCGTGCTCGAGGTGGCGGAACAGATCGTCGCGCTGCGGCTGGCCCTGAATGGTGAGGAACGGCGTGAGATAGACGCCGAAGACGCCCCTTTTGTCGGCGAGCGCGCGCATTTCGGCGTCGAACGTATTGCGCGGCAGGTCGATGAGCGATCGGCACCCGCTGTGAGTGATCGCCGGAGGTGCCGTGCTCGCGGCGATGCCTTCGGCGATCGTCTTCTGCCCGGAGTGACTGAGGTCGAGCACGACCTTCGCTTCGTTGATCTTGGCGATCACCTCGCGGCCGAAGTCGGAGAGACCCGCATTGTCATGCTCGAGACACCCGTCGCCGCAGAGGTTCCGTTTGTTGTACGTGAGCTGCATCGCCTTGATGCCGAGCGCGGCGAAGGTCGCAACGCGAGCGGCGTCACCCTCGAGCGGGGACGTGTCCTGGAAGTTGTAGATGATCGCCAATTTCCCGGCCGCGCGTGCGGCATGGATATCGGCAACCCTCTCGACTCGGGCGAAGACCGCGGGATTGTCGTTGATGAGCCGATTGAAGTACGCAATGCCGTCGATCGCCACGCGAAATCGATCGGGACCGTTGCCCGGTTCCGCGACAGTGGCGTTGAGGACGTCGAGCCGGCGTTGGCGGATGGCTTCAACGAGCTGCGGCGTCGCCGTGTCGTGCCCGCCGGGCCCTTCGTGGAGTCCGGACGGCTCTCCCTGGGCGTCGACCCAAAACGATCGCTGCTGACGGCGCCGCGCGTCTGGTGTCTCCGCGTGACCGCTCGCTGGTAGAGTCAGGGCCGCGCCGGCCGATGCTACCGCGGCTATGAACTCGCGTCTTTGCATACGTGCCCGATCCGTCCGAAGATGTCCCGTATTCGAAACGGAGTTCGCGGCCTGCACCGGTCATCCCCGTTTCTGTTCAAACTTTCGTCGGGGCGGCGCTGTCTACCCGTGGCGTGCTTGCATCGCCGCGCCAACACGAGACTCGGATGCTCCCGTTCACGACCGCAATCGAAGCATTCGGACGCGATCTGCGGCACAGCGCCCGCGGTCTACTCCGCTCACCCGGGTTCACGCTCGCCGTCACGCTGACGCTCGGACTCGGCATCGGCGCGAACGCGGCGATGCTCGGCGCGATCGACCGGCTGATGTTTCGCCCGTTCGCGTACCTGCGCGATCCGGGCGCGGTGCACCGCGTGTACTTCCAGACCACCGCGCGCGGTCAAACGACGACGCGATCGAGAGGTCCGTACACGACCTACCTCGACCTCGAGCGAAGCTCGACACCCTTCGCCCAATTCGCCGCGTTCACCGAAGAGCCGCTCGCACTCGGTGACGGCGAGTCGGCCCGTGAGCGCATGGTGGCCGGTGTCAGCGCGTCGTTCTTCGATTTCTTCGACGCCCGCCCTCGCGCCGGCCGATTCTTCGGCACGAGCGAAGACGCGCTGCCGCGCGGCGCCAACGTCGCCGTGCTCGGCTACGCGTATTGGCAAACCGAATTCGGCGGCCAGAACGTGATCGGCCGAGAGCTGCGCGTCGGCCCGCTCGTGACGACGATCGTCGGGGTGGCACCGAAGGATTTCGTCGGCGTCTCGGAAGGCGAACCGCCGTCGGCGTTCGTCCCGATCACGACGCTCGCCTCCGGTCTCAATCAGGGCAACGCGCAGTCGTTCGCCACGAAGTACAACTGGACGTGGATGAACGTCATGGTGCGGCGCAAGCCGGGCGTGAGCGCCACTCGAGCGACCGCCGACCTGACCAACGCGTTCATCGCGAGCCGCGAGAAGCAGCGTATGCAGCTTCCCAGCACGGCGCCGTCGGAGATCGCCCACCCGCGCGCAATCGCCGGTGCCCTCCGCACGCTCGCCGGCCCTGACGCCGGCATCGAGTCGAAGACGCTCTTCTGGGTCACCGGAGTCGCGGCGGCCGTGCTGCTGATCGCGTGCGCCAACATCGCGAACCTTCTTCTCGTGCGGCAGCTCCGCCGCCGTCGCGAGCTCGCGGTGCGGATCGCGATGGGCATGAATGCAGGTCGGTTGGCGAGCGCGTTCGCCGCCGAGGGCTTGTTGTTGGCAATGCTCGGGTGCGTAGCGGGAATCGTGGTGGCTCAGGCGGTGTCAATCGCGCTCGCATCACTCGCCGGCGCAAATGCGAATAGCTTCGCCGTCGATTGGCGTACCGCGTTGACGGCCGCGGCATTGGCATTGGCCGCAGGCGTGGCGACCTACATCGTTCCTGCGCTGACACTCGCGCGCGGCACGATCCTCACCGCGCTGCGCGCCGGCGCGCGAGGAGGCGTCGTTCAGCACGCGCGCTTGCAAGCGACGTTGCTCGTTGTGCAGGGAACGCTGTCGGTGGTGCTGCTGGTGGGAGCGGGCCTCTTCGTGCGCAGCTTCGCGAACGCGCGCTCGGTTCACCTGGGATGGAATCCCGAGCCCGTCGTCGTCGTAACGCCGAACTATCGCGGCTTCGCGATGGACTCGACGACGCGCGACGCATTCCGGGAGCATTTACTCGAGACCGCGCGCAACGTCCCCGGCGTCGCCGCAGCGGCGCGAGTGGACAACCTTCCATTCGCCACGAGCACTCGCGACCTCCACGTCGACGGCATCGACTCCCTCGCACGGCTCGGCCAATTCATTTCGCAAGTCGTGAGCCCGGAGTATTTCAAGACGCTGGACACGCGCATCGTGCGCGGCCGCGCGCTCGACGAGCGCGATCGCTTCGACGCGCCGCTCGCCGCGGTCGTGAGCGAGGCGATGGGAAGCGCATTGTGGCCGGGACGCGATCCGCTCGGCCAGTGCATCCACGTCGGCGCGAACGCGCCATGCACAACCGTCGTCGGCGTCGCCGAGGACGTCGCGGCGACGAGCATCTCGGACGAGCAGCGATTCACCTACTACTTGTCGGACGTGCAACCGCCGATGCATCCGGCAAACCGGATCTTCGTACGAGTGAACGGCGACGTCGCGACGACCGCCGAGCGACTGCGCCGCGCGCTCCAGCGCGAGATGCCGGGGCAGGCGTACGTGACGGCGACGCCGCTGGAGAACGTAGTCGACGCGCAGTGGAGATCGTGGAAGGTCGGCGCGTCGATGTTCGTGGCGTTCGGCGCGCTGGCGCTCGTCGTCGCGGCGGTCGGGCTGTATGGCGTAATCGGCTATCAAGCCGCCCAGCGTCGCCACGAGTTCGGCGTGCGGATCGCGCTCGGCGCGCAAACGCTCGGCCTCCTGCGACTGGTGATGAGCCAGGCGGTCACGGTTGCGACGGGCGGCGTGGTGCTCGGTGTGGTGATCGCGCTCGGGGCGGGGCGGTGGTTGCAGCCGTTGTTGTTTCGTGAATCGGTGAGCGATCCCGGTGTGTTGGGGCTCGTGGCGGGGATGGTGATTGTCGTGGCGATGTCGGCGAGCGCGATTCCCGGCTGGCGCGCGGCGCGAGCGGATCCGATGGTGGCGTTGAAGAGCGACTGAGCGCGGACGCAGCTATTAGTTCGCCGGCTCTTCCCAAATCGCGGGATCGCCGACGCGAATCACGCCGCCGGACAGGACTTGGCCGAACACGCCGCCGCGCCAGTGCGGACGCATCGCGTCGCGCAGCCCGTCGATCACCTCGTCGACGGATCGGCGTCGCCGCCAATCTCCTCGAGCGCGGTTCTCCACGCCGAGAGATCTATGATCGCGATCTGCCGCCGCCGGCTGCGATCGACGCTGCCCAGCAGTCCCTGACCTTCCACGGCCGTAGCCGAAGGCACCGCGTCCATCGGGCCGCGATGGGCGCGCTTGAGCCAGATCGCTTCAATTCGCCCCGTCGGCGAACCGCTCATCGATGCCATGGATTTGGAATTTGCTTCCGTACGCTCGAAATTCCGATCCTGTGCCAGCGCTGGCATGCGGCTGTTGCGGTTTGCTCGCGGACATTGTCCAGCTGAGCCGGAATTTCACGTCTGTTCCTTCGTACCAACCACTTGAGCCGTATGGGCCAACGGCCTTCATTCGCGGTCGCGCTCTTTCTCGTGCTCGCCACGACGGAAGGCGACGCACAATCTTCCCGCCACCCGGTCGTATTTCACGTGAGCCTGGGCCAAGCCTCGGCGACGCCGGTCTCCGGGCGACTGCTCGTCTTCGCGAAGCTGCTCGGCGCCGGCGACAAACGGCCGGTCACGCGGGTCGACATGGACCAGATCGACACGCACGCGTCCAGCATCGCCGCGCGCGAAGTGGCGCGCCTCGAGCCCGGCGCCACCGTCGATCTCGACGCCGACGTCACGGCGTTTCCCGCGCCTTTCTCGCACCTCGAGCCCGGTCGCTACGCGGTGCAAGCGGTGCTCGATCGCGACCACAGTTACAACTACACGTCGCGTGGCCCCGGCGATCTGGTGAGTGGAGTCATGGAGATGGACCTGCCCGGCGACGCGACCGAGCTGCTGACGCTTGCGACCGTCGTCCCCGAATCCGATCCGCTGCAGCCGCTGTCCAACGTGACGGCGGCGATGAGAGACATCTATCCGGCGGCCAAGGCCGACATCCACGCCTTCGACTTCACCAGCCCCGCGCTCACCGGCTTCTGGGGTCGGCCGGTAACACTTCACGGATGGGTGGTGACGCCGCCGGACTACGCGTCGCATCCCGGCCAGCGCTATCCGACCGTGTACTACACCCAGGGCTTCGGCGGCTCGTTGCGTTCTCTTCACGACGTCGGCGTCGCGCGCTGGAATGAGATGAAGATGGGCAAGGCGCCGCCCATGATATGGGTCGCGGTCGACCAGTCGAGCTCCAGCGGTACGAGTGAGTTCGTCAACAGCGTCAACAACGGACCGTGGGGACAGGCGTTGACGGCCGAGCTGATCCCCGAGCTCGAGCGTCGCTACCGCATGGATGCCAAGCCGTCGGGCCGGTTTCTGACGGGACACTCCTCAGGCGGTTGGGCGGCGCTGTGGTTGCAGGTGAACTATCCCAAGCAGTTCGGTGGCGCGTGGCCCACGTCGCCCGACCCGAGCGACTTCCACAATTTCTTGGGTCTAGACCTCTACGCGCGCGGCGCAAACGTCTATCGCAAACCGGACGGTTCGCCGTGGCCGCTGGCGCAGGACAAGGGGCAGGCACTCGTCTCGATCGAGGACTACACGAAGCGGGAAGTCGTGGTCAATGAGTATGGCGGGCAGATCGCGTCGTTCGAGTGGGTCTTCTCACCGCGCGGCCCCGACGGTCTCCCCGTCCCGATGTTCGATCGCGGGACAGGCGCGGTGGACTCCGCCGTGATCGCCTATTGGAAAGATCACTACGACGTCGCCGAGCGTTTGCGTCGCAACTGGCCGGAGCTCAAGCGCGACCTCGACGGCAAGATCCACCTCACCGTGGGCTCGGCCGACACGTTCTTTCTCGACGGCTCGGCGCACGCGCTCGAAGCGACGATGAAGGGGCTCGGGGCGAAGACCGACTTCCGCTACGTCGACGGACGCGGCCACTTCGATCTCTACGTCGTGGGCGACGACCCGTGGGGCTTGTACAAGACCATCGCCTGGGAGATGTACGCGCTTGCCCGGCCGGGGTCGAAGCCGCCGCGCTAGGCGCGACTCAATCGAGCGACGCTGGGCGATTCGTGCCTGACTCCGAGACTGCGGAAGTTTGGCAGTCTTGGAGTTCGGCCGTTTCGGAGTTTGGCAGTCTCGCGGCCTCGGCGTTCGGCAGTTTCGGATTTTGGAAGGCTCGGCCGCCGGCAGTCTCGGAGCTCGGCCGTTTCGCCGTCGGGTAGTTCAATTCCTCTTGCCGGCAGAAAGTTTGTCCCGCAATTCGCGTCCCCAGTTGTACGCGAGCGTGGGGCGCGTCTCACCCCCGGTCGGCTTGACCATCAGGAATCCGTTGCCGTCGGGCCAGAGGTCGTAGCTCGCGTGCGAGATGTCGGTCAGATAGTCGGCCGGCGGCAAAACCGTGCGACGCTCCTTCACTTCGAAGGTCGTGCCTGCCACAACGGTCGCCGACTCCACGCCGCCCGTCAGCGAGCGATAGAACAACGTCGTCCCGGACCTCGACCACAGCGGCTCGGCGCCACCCTGCGTGCTCACCTGTACCCGCGCGCCTGCGTCGACATTCGGAAACGGACGCACGTATACCTCGTATCGCTGGCTCTCGTTGGACTGATACGCGATCCATTTGCCGTTCGGCGACACGCGCGGGTGAGACTCCTGGGCCGGCCCGCCAACCAGCAGCTTTGCCTTCTTGTCGCCGCCGAGCGCGACGGCGTAGATGTCCCGGTTGTGTACGCCGGGCGCCGTCCGATAGATCAGCCATTTGCCGTCGGGTGACAGCAGGGCCTCGTTGAACACGTCCTCGGGCTTGTACAGCAACTCGGCGCGACTGCTTCCGTCGATGGGTTGCCAGAAGATCCCCAATTCGCTTGCGGATCCCGCGCGGAACAACACGCGCTTTCCGTCCGGGGACCACTCGGGGAAGCTCGCCGTCTGCTCCGACGTCAACGGCGAGAACGTGTGGTTCACCCGGTCGTACACCCAGATGGCGTTCTTGACCGCCCCGCTCACTTCGACCGCCACTCGTTGCCCGTCCGGCGAAAAACGAGGATTCTTGAATGCCCGGAGCTCGTCGAACAGCGGCGTCTCCGGGTGGGTCGGCGACACGTGGACGAGATGCCCCAGCGATTGCCCGGTGACGAACCAGAGGGAGCCGTTCGCCGAGAGTGATACGAGCGCCTGGCCCGCGGCGGAGAGCCGGATCCCCGTCTCGAGGTGGATCGCGTCGCCGGTGGTGCGCTGCTTATCCAAGTCGAGCGGCACGCCATCGAGCTCCCCGCTCGCGGTGACATAGAGTAGGTGTCCCTCACGCATGCCGAGCACGGTGGCCGCGGCAATCTCGAGGGCGGTGCTCTTTCGCGTCGCGAGCGACGTGATCACGATCTGGCGCGCGGACGAGATGCCACCAGTCGTGTACGCAACCGTCTTTCCATCGCTGAGGAGCGCCGGATACAGCGCGGGCTTGGTCGAATCGACGGCGGGATGCCGGCGCAGCGTGCCGCCTTTGCTCGACACCATGAACAGGCCTAGGTCAGATCCGATCAGGATGGTATCGCGCTCCGTCCATACCAGCCCACGAATCAGCGGACTCTCCCCCAGCGAAACGCTCGACCCGCCATCGACCGATACCTTGGCGAGCCGATTGCCATCGACGAAAGCAACCCAGCGTCCGTCAGGGGAAAACACCGGCTGAGAGACTACCGCGGATGTGAGGTCGCGCGCTGTGAACTCGCTCGTTCGCCGAATCATCATGTGAGCGCCGCTCGGCCCCTGCGCGACGAACACCACACGATCTCCCTGCGGCGCGATCGCCACCGTGGATCCACCGGCTGCCGGATACATTCGGTCGCCCGGCGGCAGATCGACCAACACACGCACAACCGGCTCCTCGGGCGTGGTGTGTGTTCGGCGCAGCGACCAGAGCAATCCCGCCAGGGCGACAATAGCCACTGCCGCGGTGGCGATGAACGCGATCCGCGATACGGCGGCTCGTCCGCGTGCGCCATCCGGAGCGACGACGGTGACGTCGGCCGTGAACGACGGATCGACCAGCGCATCGCTGAACGCCTTGGCCGTGTCGAAGCGATCTGCCGGAAGCTTCTCGAGCGCCTTGGCGACCGCCGCCGCGACGTTCGGCGGCACCGATTTGCGGTGCGTGGCCACCGCCGCAGCCGGCTCGGTGATG of the Gemmatimonadaceae bacterium genome contains:
- a CDS encoding protein kinase, which codes for MTGSPKDLHDGAAGFTGSTSDAARLSAALAGRYRIERELGAGGMATVYLAADLRHDRKVAIKVLKPELAAVLGADRFLVEIKTTAALQHPHILPLFDSGSADGFLFYVMPYVEGETIREKLNRETQFGVDEAVRIAREVADALDYAHRHGVIHRDVKPENVLLHDGRAIVMDFGIALALSVAGGGRMTETGLSLGTPHYMSPEQATAEKDLTPRSDIYSLASVLYEMLSGQPPHVGGSAQQVIMKIITEPAAAVATHRKSVPPNVAAAVAKALEKLPADRFDTAKAFSDALVDPSFTADVTVVAPDGARGRAAVSRIAFIATAAVAIVALAGLLWSLRRTHTTPEEPVVRVLVDLPPGDRMYPAAGGSTVAIAPQGDRVVFVAQGPSGAHMMIRRTSEFTARDLTSAVVSQPVFSPDGRWVAFVDGNRLAKVSVDGGSSVSLGESPLIRGLVWTERDTILIGSDLGLFMVSSKGGTLRRHPAVDSTKPALYPALLSDGKTVAYTTGGISSARQIVITSLATRKSTALEIAAATVLGMREGHLLYVTASGELDGVPLDLDKQRTTGDAIHLETGIRLSAAGQALVSLSANGSLWFVTGQSLGHLVHVSPTHPETPLFDELRAFKNPRFSPDGQRVAVEVSGAVKNAIWVYDRVNHTFSPLTSEQTASFPEWSPDGKRVLFRAGSASELGIFWQPIDGSSRAELLYKPEDVFNEALLSPDGKWLIYRTAPGVHNRDIYAVALGGDKKAKLLVGGPAQESHPRVSPNGKWIAYQSNESQRYEVYVRPFPNVDAGARVQVSTQGGAEPLWSRSGTTLFYRSLTGGVESATVVAGTTFEVKERRTVLPPADYLTDISHASYDLWPDGNGFLMVKPTGGETRPTLAYNWGRELRDKLSAGKRN
- a CDS encoding membrane dipeptidase; translation: MQRREFIAAVASAGAALTLPASGHAETPDARRRQQRSFWVDAQGEPSGLHEGPGGHDTATPQLVEAIRQRRLDVLNATVAEPGNGPDRFRVAIDGIAYFNRLINDNPAVFARVERVADIHAARAAGKLAIIYNFQDTSPLEGDAARVATFAALGIKAMQLTYNKRNLCGDGCLEHDNAGLSDFGREVIAKINEAKVVLDLSHSGQKTIAEGIAASTAPPAITHSGCRSLIDLPRNTFDAEMRALADKRGVFGVYLTPFLTIQGQPQRDDLFRHLEHAVNVCGEDHVGIGTDNPLLGFEINDQSRKEQREFYESRAKRGIAAPGEAADKFNMVEGYNDASRFERLARDLARRGWSSTRTEKVLGGNFMRLFGEVWPAES
- a CDS encoding ADOP family duplicated permease, whose product is MLPFTTAIEAFGRDLRHSARGLLRSPGFTLAVTLTLGLGIGANAAMLGAIDRLMFRPFAYLRDPGAVHRVYFQTTARGQTTTRSRGPYTTYLDLERSSTPFAQFAAFTEEPLALGDGESARERMVAGVSASFFDFFDARPRAGRFFGTSEDALPRGANVAVLGYAYWQTEFGGQNVIGRELRVGPLVTTIVGVAPKDFVGVSEGEPPSAFVPITTLASGLNQGNAQSFATKYNWTWMNVMVRRKPGVSATRATADLTNAFIASREKQRMQLPSTAPSEIAHPRAIAGALRTLAGPDAGIESKTLFWVTGVAAAVLLIACANIANLLLVRQLRRRRELAVRIAMGMNAGRLASAFAAEGLLLAMLGCVAGIVVAQAVSIALASLAGANANSFAVDWRTALTAAALALAAGVATYIVPALTLARGTILTALRAGARGGVVQHARLQATLLVVQGTLSVVLLVGAGLFVRSFANARSVHLGWNPEPVVVVTPNYRGFAMDSTTRDAFREHLLETARNVPGVAAAARVDNLPFATSTRDLHVDGIDSLARLGQFISQVVSPEYFKTLDTRIVRGRALDERDRFDAPLAAVVSEAMGSALWPGRDPLGQCIHVGANAPCTTVVGVAEDVAATSISDEQRFTYYLSDVQPPMHPANRIFVRVNGDVATTAERLRRALQREMPGQAYVTATPLENVVDAQWRSWKVGASMFVAFGALALVVAAVGLYGVIGYQAAQRRHEFGVRIALGAQTLGLLRLVMSQAVTVATGGVVLGVVIALGAGRWLQPLLFRESVSDPGVLGLVAGMVIVVAMSASAIPGWRAARADPMVALKSD
- a CDS encoding alpha/beta hydrolase-fold protein, which translates into the protein MGQRPSFAVALFLVLATTEGDAQSSRHPVVFHVSLGQASATPVSGRLLVFAKLLGAGDKRPVTRVDMDQIDTHASSIAAREVARLEPGATVDLDADVTAFPAPFSHLEPGRYAVQAVLDRDHSYNYTSRGPGDLVSGVMEMDLPGDATELLTLATVVPESDPLQPLSNVTAAMRDIYPAAKADIHAFDFTSPALTGFWGRPVTLHGWVVTPPDYASHPGQRYPTVYYTQGFGGSLRSLHDVGVARWNEMKMGKAPPMIWVAVDQSSSSGTSEFVNSVNNGPWGQALTAELIPELERRYRMDAKPSGRFLTGHSSGGWAALWLQVNYPKQFGGAWPTSPDPSDFHNFLGLDLYARGANVYRKPDGSPWPLAQDKGQALVSIEDYTKREVVVNEYGGQIASFEWVFSPRGPDGLPVPMFDRGTGAVDSAVIAYWKDHYDVAERLRRNWPELKRDLDGKIHLTVGSADTFFLDGSAHALEATMKGLGAKTDFRYVDGRGHFDLYVVGDDPWGLYKTIAWEMYALARPGSKPPR